A genomic region of Aureimonas populi contains the following coding sequences:
- a CDS encoding CoA pyrophosphatase produces the protein MAEASILTGEDFRRRVLARGGERLEEDHGDHVLNPDLDQLLERAGAREAAVLVPVVDRPEGAQIILTTRARSLRKHSGQVAFPGGSIDPQDASPEAAALREAREEIDLDPAFVDPVGRLPRYVTTTGFRITPVLAVVRPGFSLRPDPAEVEDAFEVPLAFLMDKANHARESRVWQGRERHYYVMPFGERFIWGVTAGILRTLYERLYA, from the coding sequence ATGGCTGAGGCTTCCATACTGACGGGCGAGGATTTTCGCCGCCGCGTCCTGGCGCGGGGCGGCGAGCGGCTGGAGGAGGACCATGGCGACCATGTCCTCAATCCCGACCTCGACCAGCTTCTCGAAAGGGCCGGCGCGCGCGAGGCGGCGGTGCTCGTGCCCGTGGTGGACAGGCCGGAGGGCGCGCAGATCATCCTGACGACGCGTGCCCGCAGCCTGCGCAAGCATTCGGGGCAGGTGGCCTTTCCCGGCGGCTCCATCGACCCGCAGGACGCCTCGCCGGAGGCGGCGGCCCTGCGCGAGGCGCGAGAGGAGATCGACCTCGACCCCGCCTTCGTCGATCCGGTCGGCCGCCTGCCGCGCTACGTCACCACCACGGGCTTCCGCATCACGCCGGTGCTGGCCGTGGTGCGGCCCGGCTTCTCCCTGCGTCCCGACCCCGCCGAGGTGGAGGATGCCTTCGAGGTGCCGCTCGCCTTCCTGATGGACAAGGCCAACCATGCGCGGGAAAGCCGTGTATGGCAGGGGCGCGAACGGCATTATTACGTGATGCCCTTCGGCGAGCGCTTCATCTGGGGCGTGACGGCCGGCATCCTGCGCACTCTCTACGAAAGGCTCTATGCATGA
- a CDS encoding DUF1285 domain-containing protein, with amino-acid sequence MDEENQAGAAHEPGAGLAALLARAERAGRQAPPVERWHPARCGAIDMVIRADGSWMHEGAPIRREALVRLFSSVLRKDEDGTTYLVTPAEMLSITVEDAPFLAVEMNRATRGCEPALTFRTNVGDVVEAGPDHPLRFPAAGGAFRPYLHVRGRLEARLTRPLALELADCIEWEGEAAFIRSRGARFPLPPEAFADHG; translated from the coding sequence TTGGACGAGGAGAATCAGGCAGGCGCGGCGCACGAGCCGGGGGCGGGTCTGGCGGCCCTTCTGGCGCGAGCCGAGCGGGCCGGCAGGCAGGCGCCCCCGGTGGAGCGCTGGCACCCGGCGCGCTGCGGCGCCATCGACATGGTCATCCGCGCCGACGGAAGCTGGATGCACGAGGGTGCGCCTATCCGCCGCGAGGCTCTGGTGCGCCTGTTCTCCAGCGTCCTGCGCAAGGACGAGGACGGCACGACCTATCTGGTGACGCCCGCCGAGATGCTCTCGATCACCGTGGAGGACGCCCCCTTCCTGGCGGTGGAAATGAATCGCGCGACAAGGGGATGCGAGCCGGCGCTCACCTTCCGCACGAATGTGGGCGACGTGGTGGAGGCGGGCCCCGACCACCCCCTGCGCTTCCCGGCAGCGGGCGGAGCCTTCCGGCCCTATCTTCACGTTCGCGGCCGGCTGGAGGCGCGCCTGACGCGCCCGCTCGCGCTGGAACTGGCCGATTGCATCGAGTGGGAGGGGGAGGCCGCCTTCATCCGCTCGCGCGGCGCGCGCTTTCCCCTGCCGCCGGAAGCCTTCGCCGACCATGGCTGA
- a CDS encoding CCA tRNA nucleotidyltransferase codes for MTHRIEAEWLGDPLLQRVLSILGRDGEEARIVGGAVRNHLMGHPITDVDIATTALPETVIERGREAGFKPVPTGVEHGTVTLVAEGRPFEVTTLRQDRETDGRHATVLFGRDWKADAERRDFTVNALYCDGEGHVLDLVGGLADIATRTVRFIGDPAARIEEDYLRILRFYRFFAWYGSGRPDAEGIRATTRLKGGLSRLSAERVWAELKKLLAAPDPSRALLWMRQTGILTAILPESERWGIDAIHGLVASEAARGWVPDALLRLMAIVPPDEARMVELARRLRLSNAERDRLTAFAMTPPLNADTDDAALRAALYFGEPRGVRDRLALALAGSDAKGALEETAALARQLEAAASFRKPRLPVSGADLTAAGLEPGPDFGRSLKRLEADWVSSGFTLDRAALLSRL; via the coding sequence ATGACCCATCGGATCGAGGCCGAATGGCTCGGCGATCCGCTTCTCCAGCGGGTTCTCTCCATCCTCGGGCGCGACGGGGAGGAGGCGCGGATCGTCGGCGGGGCGGTGCGCAATCATCTGATGGGCCACCCCATCACCGATGTGGACATCGCCACCACGGCGCTGCCGGAGACGGTGATCGAGCGCGGGCGGGAGGCGGGCTTCAAGCCGGTGCCCACCGGCGTCGAGCACGGCACGGTCACGCTGGTGGCGGAGGGTCGGCCCTTCGAGGTCACGACCCTGCGGCAGGACCGCGAGACGGACGGCCGCCATGCCACCGTGCTGTTCGGCCGCGACTGGAAGGCGGACGCCGAGCGGCGCGACTTCACCGTCAACGCGCTCTACTGCGATGGCGAGGGCCATGTGCTCGATCTGGTGGGCGGGCTCGCCGACATCGCCACGCGCACCGTGCGCTTCATCGGCGATCCGGCGGCGCGCATCGAGGAAGACTATTTGCGCATCCTGCGCTTCTACCGCTTCTTCGCCTGGTACGGCTCCGGCCGGCCGGACGCCGAAGGCATCCGCGCCACCACGCGGCTGAAGGGGGGCCTGTCGCGCCTGTCCGCCGAGCGTGTCTGGGCCGAGCTGAAGAAGCTGCTCGCCGCGCCCGATCCCTCCCGCGCGCTCCTGTGGATGCGCCAGACCGGGATCCTCACTGCGATCCTCCCCGAATCGGAGCGTTGGGGCATCGATGCGATCCACGGCCTCGTCGCGAGCGAAGCGGCGCGGGGCTGGGTGCCGGACGCGCTCCTGCGCCTGATGGCGATCGTGCCGCCCGACGAGGCACGCATGGTGGAGCTGGCCCGGCGCCTGCGCCTCTCCAACGCCGAACGCGATCGCCTCACCGCCTTCGCGATGACGCCGCCGCTGAATGCCGACACAGACGACGCCGCCCTGCGCGCCGCCCTCTATTTCGGCGAGCCGCGCGGCGTCCGCGACCGTCTGGCGCTGGCGCTGGCCGGCTCGGATGCGAAGGGCGCGCTGGAGGAGACCGCCGCTCTGGCGCGCCAGTTAGAGGCTGCCGCCAGCTTCCGCAAACCCCGCCTGCCCGTGAGCGGCGCGGATCTGACCGCCGCGGGGCTGGAGCCGGGGCCCGATTTCGGCCGCTCCCTCAAGCGCCTGGAAGCCGACTGGGTTTCCAGCGGCTTCACGCTCGACCGCGCCGCGCTTCTCTCGAGGCTCTGA